A single genomic interval of Lathyrus oleraceus cultivar Zhongwan6 chromosome 7, CAAS_Psat_ZW6_1.0, whole genome shotgun sequence harbors:
- the LOC127104008 gene encoding uncharacterized protein LOC127104008, protein MVVPPGTKIPPLEQRQKRWFCKYHNYLGHNTSNCYLFRDSVQKAIQEGRLKFAGRRMKIDANPLHQEEALFAEPVEINMVEITEYDEANMLEQTGESPDVDKAEVYLRTDEDLVDFLYRCKNKGSQVCLCARCGAVTDKIAAENFQKLQLGKSKRNGQTRGY, encoded by the coding sequence ATGGTGGTACctcctggtactaaaataccaccgtTAGAACAGAGACAGAAAAGATGGTTTTGTAAGTATCATAACTATTTGggtcataatacctctaattgttaccttttTAGGGATTCGGTTCAGAAAGcgattcaagaaggcaggctAAAATTTGCTGGCCGCAGAATGAAGATCGACGCTAATCCTCTTCACCAGGAGGAAGCCCTATTCGCggagccagtcgagatcaacatggtcgagatcaccgAATACGATGAGGCCAACATGTTGGAGCAAACTGGTGAAAGCCCAGATGTCGATAAAGCTGAAGTTTACCTAAGGACTGATGAAGACTTGGTAGATTTTCTATATCGCTGCAAGAACAAGGGTTCACAAGTGTGCCTGTGCGCTAGGTGTGGTGCTGTCACCGACAAAATAGCGGCAGAAAATTTCCAAAAACTGCAGTTGGGTAAAAGCAAAAGAAATGGGCAGACCAGGGGTTACTAG